Proteins found in one Amycolatopsis umgeniensis genomic segment:
- a CDS encoding YggS family pyridoxal phosphate-dependent enzyme, with translation MSDTRKEELAASLAEVEDRIGAACKAAGRERDEVRLLAVTKTFPALDAALLADLGALDLAENRDQEAGEKAEAVAELRPDSGIRWHMVGSLQRNKAKSVVRWADEVQSVDSERLADALAKATRSALDSGQRDHPLDVLIQVSLDDDPKRGGTRVSELGQLAERIAHVGDIRLRGLMAVAPLGIDPVQAFEKLARASERLRADHSNAREISAGMSNDLEQAIAHGSTCVRVGTALLGGRGLASP, from the coding sequence GTGAGTGACACCCGCAAGGAGGAACTCGCCGCTTCGCTTGCCGAAGTGGAAGACCGGATCGGTGCCGCGTGCAAAGCCGCCGGCCGGGAACGCGACGAGGTCCGGTTGCTCGCGGTCACCAAGACCTTCCCCGCACTCGACGCCGCGTTGCTCGCCGACCTCGGCGCGCTCGACCTCGCCGAGAATCGCGATCAGGAGGCGGGCGAGAAGGCCGAAGCGGTCGCCGAGTTGCGTCCGGACTCCGGCATCCGCTGGCATATGGTCGGCAGTCTTCAGCGGAACAAGGCCAAATCGGTCGTGCGCTGGGCCGATGAGGTCCAGTCGGTCGACTCCGAGCGCCTCGCCGACGCGCTCGCGAAAGCCACCAGGTCGGCCCTCGATTCCGGGCAACGCGATCACCCGTTGGACGTCCTCATTCAAGTAAGTCTCGATGACGATCCGAAGCGCGGGGGCACTCGGGTGAGCGAACTGGGCCAGTTGGCGGAGCGGATAGCCCATGTGGGTGATATTCGCCTCCGTGGGCTTATGGCGGTGGCTCCGCTGGGTATTGACCCGGTACAGGCGTTCGAGAAGCTCGCTCGTGCGTCGGAGCGTCTTCGGGCAGATCACTCAAATGCCCGTGAGATCTCCGCCGGAATGAGCAATGATCTCGAGCAGGCGATCGCGCACGGCTCGACCTGTGTGC
- the pgeF gene encoding peptidoglycan editing factor PgeF yields MRVRRVVTTRAGGASRPPYDTFNLGDHVGDDAGDVYANRKRLAGELGLAEDRLAWMEQVHGRTATVVDGSETAAAEATDALVTAETGLALVVLVADCVPVMLADVEAGVVAAVHAGRVGARVGVVPAAVEAMRSLGADPARTEALLGPAICGDCYEVPAEMAADVEKHVPGSACKTRKGTTGLDLRAGLWRQLADLGVGKIGVDPRCTNEDKTLFSFRRDGTTGRIAGITWLDAS; encoded by the coding sequence GTGCGGGTACGGCGGGTTGTCACGACAAGGGCGGGCGGGGCTTCCCGGCCGCCTTACGACACCTTCAACCTCGGTGATCACGTCGGTGACGACGCGGGCGACGTCTACGCCAACCGCAAACGCCTTGCCGGCGAACTCGGCCTCGCCGAGGACAGGCTGGCGTGGATGGAGCAGGTCCACGGCCGCACCGCCACCGTCGTCGACGGTTCCGAGACCGCCGCCGCCGAAGCGACCGACGCCCTCGTCACCGCTGAGACCGGTCTCGCGCTCGTAGTGCTCGTCGCCGATTGCGTCCCCGTGATGCTGGCCGACGTCGAAGCCGGTGTCGTCGCCGCCGTGCACGCGGGCCGCGTCGGCGCCCGAGTCGGTGTCGTGCCCGCCGCTGTCGAGGCGATGCGCTCGCTCGGCGCAGACCCGGCACGCACCGAAGCGTTGCTCGGGCCCGCGATCTGCGGCGACTGCTACGAAGTTCCCGCCGAAATGGCCGCCGACGTCGAAAAACACGTGCCCGGCAGCGCCTGCAAAACCCGGAAGGGCACGACGGGACTCGACCTCCGCGCCGGGCTCTGGCGGCAACTCGCCGACCTCGGCGTCGGCAAGATCGGCGTCGATCCGCGCTGTACCAACGAAGACAAGACCCTCTTCAGCTTCCGCCGCGACGGCACCACCGGCCGGATCGCGGGGATCACCTGGCTGGACGCGTCGTGA
- the ftsZ gene encoding cell division protein FtsZ, which yields MTPPHNYLAVIKVVGIGGGGVNAVNRMIEVGLKGVEFIAVNTDAQALLMSDADVKLDIGRELTRGLGAGAAPEVGQKAAEDHREEIEEVIKGADMVFVTAGEGGGTGTGGAPVVAQIARKLGALTIGVVTRPFTFEGKRRSKQAEDGIQQLRNECDTLIVIPNDRLLQLGDIGVSLMDAFRSADEVLLSGVQGITDLITTPGLINLDFADVKSVMSGAGSALMGIGSARGEGRAIQAAEKAINSPLLEASMDGAHGALLSIAGGSDLGLFEINEAASLVQESAHPDANIIFGTIIDDSLGDEVRVTVIAAGFDAGTPTHKKLDPSTFGSRSNSTASAQAGQVNGGGATPVQSPPSGATPVPSTGSNGYPVAPPRTHTPMPSSRGEGNGSLTGGLPQPGGGSRGYSPIGSNSTHGSLPGRATPVHDDPSDDEVDVPPFMRR from the coding sequence ATGACGCCCCCGCACAACTACCTTGCGGTGATCAAGGTCGTCGGTATCGGCGGCGGCGGAGTGAACGCCGTCAACCGCATGATCGAGGTCGGCCTCAAGGGCGTCGAGTTCATCGCGGTGAACACCGACGCTCAGGCACTGCTCATGTCCGACGCCGACGTCAAGCTCGACATCGGCCGGGAACTGACCCGCGGCCTCGGTGCCGGCGCCGCCCCCGAGGTGGGGCAGAAGGCCGCCGAAGACCACCGCGAAGAGATCGAAGAGGTCATCAAGGGCGCCGACATGGTGTTCGTGACCGCGGGTGAGGGTGGTGGCACCGGCACCGGTGGCGCGCCCGTCGTCGCCCAGATCGCCCGCAAACTCGGCGCGCTGACCATCGGCGTCGTCACCCGCCCGTTCACCTTCGAGGGCAAGCGCCGCAGCAAGCAGGCCGAAGACGGCATCCAGCAGCTGCGGAACGAATGCGACACCCTCATCGTGATCCCGAACGACCGGCTGCTGCAGCTGGGCGACATCGGCGTCTCGCTGATGGACGCCTTCCGCTCGGCGGACGAGGTCCTGCTTTCGGGTGTCCAGGGCATCACCGATCTGATCACCACGCCGGGTCTGATCAACCTGGACTTCGCCGACGTCAAGAGCGTCATGTCCGGCGCGGGTTCCGCGCTGATGGGCATCGGCTCGGCGCGCGGCGAGGGCCGGGCGATCCAGGCGGCGGAGAAGGCGATCAACTCGCCGCTGCTCGAAGCGTCGATGGACGGGGCGCACGGCGCGCTGCTGTCGATCGCGGGCGGGTCGGACCTCGGCCTGTTCGAGATCAACGAGGCCGCGTCGCTGGTGCAGGAGTCCGCGCACCCCGACGCGAACATCATCTTCGGGACGATCATCGACGACTCGCTCGGCGACGAGGTCCGGGTCACCGTGATCGCGGCCGGTTTCGACGCCGGCACGCCGACGCACAAGAAGCTCGACCCGTCGACGTTCGGCTCCCGCTCGAACTCGACGGCGTCCGCCCAGGCCGGCCAGGTCAACGGCGGCGGGGCGACACCGGTGCAGAGCCCGCCCTCGGGTGCCACGCCGGTGCCGTCGACCGGTTCGAACGGCTACCCGGTCGCGCCGCCGCGCACGCATACGCCGATGCCGTCCTCCCGCGGTGAGGGCAACGGCTCGCTGACCGGCGGGCTCCCGCAGCCCGGCGGCGGTTCACGGGGCTACTCGCCGATCGGGTCGAACTCGACCCACGGCAGCCTGCCCGGCCGCGCCACCCCGGTGCACGACGACCCGTCGGACGACGAAGTCGACGTGCCGCCCTTCATGCGGCGGTAG
- a CDS encoding anti-sigma factor has product MTMPEMHTLTGAYAVDALSEMERAQFQRHLGECASCAQEVLELQMTATRLGAALAEDPPPELKRRVLAEAMATRQQPPKTRFETGERVKDRRRAPRWAIGAAAAAIVGLAGTAVFGGIAYDNHTQLTAANERAAQYADRYAPVADVLSAADLRTGHAETSAGGGGTVMMSRAKDRLVFMAAQLPKNDPGRTYQAWLMFPGTAPKPAGLIRGGQDGALLVAQGLSGANGFALSVEQDGGSVTGSPSDDIVMNMSMPT; this is encoded by the coding sequence ATGACCATGCCCGAAATGCACACGCTCACCGGGGCTTACGCCGTCGACGCGTTGTCCGAAATGGAGCGTGCCCAGTTCCAGCGGCACCTCGGCGAGTGCGCTTCGTGCGCTCAAGAGGTCCTCGAACTGCAGATGACCGCGACCCGGCTCGGCGCCGCGCTGGCCGAAGACCCGCCGCCCGAGCTCAAGCGCCGCGTGCTCGCGGAGGCGATGGCGACCAGGCAGCAGCCGCCGAAGACGCGTTTCGAAACCGGGGAGCGCGTCAAGGACCGCCGTCGCGCCCCGCGCTGGGCGATCGGCGCGGCCGCGGCGGCGATCGTCGGGCTGGCGGGCACCGCCGTGTTCGGCGGTATCGCCTACGACAACCACACGCAGCTGACAGCCGCGAACGAACGAGCGGCGCAGTACGCGGACCGGTACGCCCCGGTCGCCGACGTCCTTTCGGCCGCCGATCTCCGGACGGGGCACGCCGAGACCTCCGCCGGGGGCGGCGGGACCGTGATGATGTCGCGCGCCAAGGACAGGCTCGTCTTCATGGCGGCTCAGCTGCCGAAGAACGATCCGGGCCGGACGTACCAGGCGTGGCTGATGTTCCCGGGCACCGCACCCAAGCCCGCCGGGCTCATTCGCGGTGGTCAGGACGGTGCGCTGCTGGTCGCGCAGGGGTTGAGCGGAGCGAACGGGTTCGCGCTGAGCGTCGAGCAGGACGGCGGTTCGGTGACCGGTTCGCCGTCGGACGACATCGTCATGAACATGTCCATGCCCACCTGA
- the sigK gene encoding ECF RNA polymerase sigma factor SigK, with protein sequence MDESARPRRMAPVPATDGEPAGPTSEELLVRVAKGDERAFDALYDRLAGPILGLVRRILRDVAQSEEVTQEVMVELWRTATRYSPERGSALNWAMTLAHRRAVDRVRSARASSDREVKATFEAARARPFDEVAEAVAARWERSQVRRCLTSLTELQRESVLLAYYQGYTYREVAEVLQTPHGTIKTRLRDGLIRLRDCLGVTA encoded by the coding sequence ATGGATGAATCGGCACGTCCGCGCCGGATGGCGCCCGTTCCCGCGACGGACGGCGAACCGGCTGGGCCGACGTCCGAGGAGCTGCTCGTCCGGGTCGCGAAGGGGGACGAGAGGGCCTTCGACGCGCTGTACGACCGGCTCGCCGGTCCGATCCTCGGCCTGGTGCGGCGGATCCTCCGCGACGTCGCACAGTCCGAAGAGGTCACTCAGGAGGTCATGGTGGAGCTGTGGCGCACGGCCACGCGCTACTCCCCGGAGCGGGGGAGCGCGCTGAACTGGGCCATGACGCTCGCGCACCGCCGCGCCGTCGACCGCGTCCGTTCGGCACGGGCCAGCTCCGACCGCGAGGTCAAGGCGACCTTCGAGGCCGCCCGGGCCCGGCCCTTCGACGAAGTGGCCGAGGCCGTCGCGGCCCGCTGGGAACGCTCGCAGGTGCGCCGCTGCCTGACCAGCCTGACCGAACTGCAACGGGAATCGGTGTTGCTCGCCTATTACCAGGGCTACACCTATCGCGAGGTCGCAGAGGTGCTGCAGACCCCGCACGGAACCATCAAGACCCGTCTCCGGGACGGCCTGATCAGGCTCCGGGACTGTTTGGGGGTGACGGCATGA
- a CDS encoding DUF1365 domain-containing protein encodes MVTVMAVLYDSTVAHVRRNDPPISFAHRVYLWLIDLDAPPKLPRWLRPFARFDPRDHFAPEDTSSIRSKLDRWLAARGVDLEGGRVLMLAGARMLGHNFNPITLYWCHRPDGELECVVAEVHNTYRGRHAYLLRPDADGNAHADKEFYVSPFQSMDGEYRMEVPRPESLLSVKIALRQGGRTPLTASLRGVRRPATVKWLVHMLITRPLMPHRVSALIRRHGVKLWLKRAPLTPRTPQTAGGRLDG; translated from the coding sequence ATGGTGACCGTCATGGCCGTGCTCTACGACTCCACGGTGGCGCATGTCCGGCGCAACGATCCGCCGATCTCGTTCGCCCACCGCGTCTATCTGTGGCTCATCGATCTCGACGCGCCGCCGAAGCTGCCCCGGTGGCTGCGCCCCTTCGCCCGCTTCGACCCGCGAGACCACTTCGCGCCCGAGGACACCTCCAGCATCCGGTCCAAATTGGACCGGTGGCTCGCGGCGCGCGGCGTCGACCTGGAGGGCGGGCGGGTGCTGATGCTCGCGGGCGCGCGGATGCTCGGGCACAACTTCAACCCGATCACCCTCTACTGGTGCCACCGGCCCGACGGCGAACTCGAATGCGTCGTCGCCGAGGTCCACAACACCTACCGGGGCAGGCACGCGTACCTCCTGCGTCCCGACGCCGACGGGAACGCCCACGCGGACAAGGAGTTCTACGTCTCGCCGTTCCAGTCGATGGACGGTGAGTACCGGATGGAGGTGCCGCGGCCGGAGTCGCTGCTCTCGGTCAAGATCGCCCTCCGGCAGGGCGGGCGGACACCGCTGACGGCGTCGCTGCGCGGGGTGCGGCGGCCCGCCACCGTCAAATGGCTCGTGCACATGCTGATCACCCGTCCGCTCATGCCGCACCGGGTCTCCGCGCTGATCCGGCGGCACGGGGTCAAACTGTGGTTGAAGAGGGCGCCGCTGACCCCACGGACGCCGCAGACCGCCGGAGGCAGGCTTGATGGATGA
- a CDS encoding NAD(P)/FAD-dependent oxidoreductase has product MGRTMPRFTRSNPPRPLFRIPFVHTKGLRIGVIGSGVAGLTAAYLLQRRYEVLLFEADDRLGGHAHTHDVPSAHGGTVGVDSGFIVHNERTYPNLLRLFAELGVATRDTEMSMSIRCDGCGLQYAGAKGLKGLFAQPRNVARGRYLRMLADVKRFHLHANRVLESPEAGDVTLGAFLAIGGYTKYFVDHFMLPVVSTVWSADRDDTLKYPARYLFEFLRNHGMLSVGGSPSWRTVVGGSREYVDLAAKQLTAVHLSTPVRSVKRTVRGIEVRDDADTRHRLDKVVLATHADQALKLLASPTEAERDVLGSFRYSSNEAWLHTDTGVLPTAESARAGWNYATPACGANAGAVQVSYDMNRLMRLDEPTGYVVTLNPGTAPADGAVLAKMTYEHPVYTPESVAAQRRLPELNDDTVAFAGAYHGWGFHEDGCASGVRAAENFGVRW; this is encoded by the coding sequence ATGGGTCGGACGATGCCCCGGTTCACCCGGTCCAATCCGCCTCGGCCCCTGTTCCGAATCCCTTTCGTGCACACCAAGGGTCTACGCATCGGAGTCATCGGCAGCGGCGTCGCCGGCCTCACGGCCGCCTACCTGCTGCAACGCCGCTACGAAGTGCTGCTGTTCGAAGCCGACGACAGGCTGGGCGGGCACGCGCACACCCACGACGTCCCGAGCGCGCACGGCGGCACCGTCGGTGTCGACTCCGGGTTCATCGTGCACAACGAGCGCACGTACCCGAACCTGCTCCGGCTCTTCGCCGAACTCGGCGTCGCCACCCGCGACACCGAGATGTCGATGAGCATCCGCTGTGACGGCTGCGGCCTCCAGTACGCCGGTGCCAAGGGCTTGAAGGGCCTGTTCGCGCAGCCCCGCAACGTCGCCCGCGGGCGCTACCTGCGGATGCTCGCCGACGTCAAGCGCTTCCATCTGCACGCGAACCGCGTCCTCGAATCGCCCGAGGCCGGTGACGTCACCCTCGGCGCGTTCCTCGCGATCGGCGGCTACACGAAGTACTTCGTCGACCACTTCATGCTCCCGGTCGTCTCCACCGTCTGGTCGGCCGACCGGGACGACACACTCAAGTACCCCGCGCGCTATCTGTTCGAGTTCCTGCGCAACCACGGGATGCTGTCGGTCGGCGGATCCCCGAGCTGGCGGACCGTCGTCGGCGGCTCCCGCGAGTACGTCGACCTCGCCGCCAAGCAGCTGACGGCCGTCCACCTGTCGACGCCGGTCCGCTCCGTCAAGCGCACCGTGCGGGGGATCGAGGTCCGCGACGACGCCGACACCCGGCACCGGCTCGACAAGGTCGTCCTGGCCACTCACGCGGATCAGGCGCTGAAGCTGCTTGCGTCGCCGACAGAGGCCGAGCGCGACGTCCTCGGCTCGTTCCGGTACTCCAGCAACGAGGCCTGGCTGCACACCGACACGGGCGTGCTCCCGACGGCGGAATCGGCGCGCGCGGGCTGGAACTACGCCACGCCCGCCTGTGGAGCGAACGCCGGAGCGGTCCAGGTGTCCTACGACATGAACCGCCTCATGCGGCTCGACGAGCCGACCGGCTACGTCGTCACGCTCAACCCCGGCACCGCCCCCGCCGACGGTGCGGTGCTGGCCAAGATGACCTACGAACACCCCGTCTACACCCCGGAATCGGTGGCCGCCCAGCGCCGCCTGCCCGAACTCAACGACGACACGGTCGCCTTCGCGGGCGCCTATCATGGGTGGGGATTCCACGAGGACGGCTGCGCGTCCGGTGTCCGCGCGGCCGAGAACTTCGGGGTGCGATGGTGA
- a CDS encoding SAM-dependent methyltransferase — protein MPNSPASRLVPFVERLLGGTLPVGLRTWDGVRAGPPDAPTVVLRNRRALRRLLYAPGELGLARAYVSGDLDVEGDLADGFRRIWALTRSGAVRGAKLGPREWAEALRLAVGLGVVGPPPKPPVEEARLSGKLHTLLRDKSAIAHHYDLSNAFYQLLMDESMAYSSAYWTSEEDGYDLEQAQWDKLELICRKLGLRPGMRLLDVGCGWGSLLVHAAKHHGVHAVGITLSAEQLQHIRSRLAQHDLEDRVEVRRQDYRELTDEPFDAVATIEMGEHVGEENYPEYTRTLYRMLKPTGRLVLQQMSRGAVAPGGGAFIERYIAPDMTMRPLSRTLGHLETAGFEIRDVHALREHYVRTVRAWEKTLESNWDDVVALIGESGARVWRLYLVGGALAFEENRMGVDQILAVRSSQQGSSALPATREWS, from the coding sequence ATGCCGAACAGTCCCGCGTCCCGCCTAGTCCCGTTCGTCGAGCGGCTCCTCGGTGGCACCCTCCCGGTCGGTCTCCGCACCTGGGACGGCGTACGCGCCGGTCCGCCGGATGCCCCGACCGTGGTCCTCCGCAACCGGCGCGCCCTGCGCCGTCTCCTCTACGCCCCCGGGGAACTGGGCCTGGCCAGGGCCTATGTCTCGGGGGATCTCGACGTCGAAGGCGACCTCGCCGACGGATTCCGCCGGATCTGGGCGCTGACCCGCTCGGGTGCCGTGCGCGGCGCCAAGCTCGGCCCCCGTGAGTGGGCCGAGGCGCTGCGGCTCGCGGTGGGCCTCGGCGTCGTCGGGCCGCCGCCCAAACCGCCCGTCGAAGAGGCCCGGCTGTCCGGGAAGCTGCACACGCTGCTCCGCGACAAGTCGGCGATCGCGCACCACTACGACCTCAGCAACGCCTTCTACCAGCTGCTGATGGACGAATCGATGGCCTACTCGTCGGCGTACTGGACGTCCGAGGAAGACGGCTACGACCTCGAACAGGCTCAGTGGGACAAACTCGAGCTGATCTGCCGCAAGCTCGGGCTGCGGCCGGGGATGCGGCTGCTCGACGTCGGCTGCGGGTGGGGTTCGCTCCTGGTGCACGCGGCGAAGCATCACGGCGTGCACGCGGTCGGCATCACGCTTTCGGCGGAGCAGCTGCAGCACATCCGGAGCCGCCTCGCCCAGCACGACCTGGAAGATCGCGTCGAGGTCCGGCGGCAGGACTATCGCGAGCTGACCGACGAGCCGTTCGACGCCGTCGCCACCATCGAGATGGGCGAACACGTCGGCGAAGAGAACTACCCCGAGTACACGCGGACGCTGTACCGGATGCTCAAGCCCACCGGACGGCTGGTCCTGCAGCAGATGTCCCGCGGCGCGGTGGCGCCCGGCGGCGGCGCGTTCATCGAGCGCTACATCGCCCCCGACATGACCATGCGGCCGCTGAGCCGCACGCTCGGGCATCTGGAGACCGCCGGCTTCGAGATCCGCGACGTCCACGCGCTGCGCGAGCATTATGTGCGTACGGTCCGGGCATGGGAGAAAACGCTCGAGAGCAACTGGGACGACGTCGTGGCGCTGATCGGTGAATCCGGCGCGCGGGTCTGGCGGCTCTACCTGGTCGGCGGCGCGCTCGCGTTCGAGGAGAACCGGATGGGTGTGGACCAGATCCTCGCGGTCCGCTCGTCCCAACAGGGGTCGAGCGCGCTGCCCGCCACCCGGGAGTGGTCCTGA
- a CDS encoding DUF1295 domain-containing protein, with amino-acid sequence MSLGGTLAVTAGTTLLAFVVTFGIALWRKRYDTVDTLWGPGFALVAVVAAPLGDGSVTLRVVTALLAAVWGVRLGVHLHLRNHKLPEDPRYVRMAESAGPNPALKLFVRVYLVQAVVLWFVSLPVQFAMYGDSFGVTAWLGVAVWLVGFGFETIGDEQLRRFKADPDNKGKVLDSGLWRYTRHPNYFGDACVWWGLYLLACSSWVGAATILSPIAMTYTLAKGTGKPLLEKGLRRSRPGYATYVERTSGFFPLPPRRATPR; translated from the coding sequence ATGTCCCTCGGGGGCACCCTCGCGGTCACGGCGGGCACGACCCTCCTGGCCTTCGTCGTCACGTTCGGCATCGCGCTGTGGCGCAAGCGGTACGACACCGTCGACACACTCTGGGGGCCTGGATTCGCGCTCGTCGCGGTGGTCGCGGCCCCGCTCGGGGACGGGTCGGTGACGCTGCGCGTGGTCACCGCGCTGCTGGCCGCGGTCTGGGGCGTACGCCTCGGCGTCCACCTCCACCTGCGCAACCACAAGCTGCCCGAAGACCCCCGCTACGTGCGGATGGCGGAGAGCGCCGGCCCGAATCCGGCGCTCAAGCTGTTCGTCCGCGTGTACCTGGTGCAGGCGGTGGTGCTCTGGTTCGTCTCGCTGCCGGTCCAGTTCGCGATGTACGGCGACTCCTTCGGCGTGACGGCGTGGCTCGGCGTCGCGGTGTGGCTGGTCGGCTTCGGGTTCGAGACGATCGGTGACGAGCAGCTGCGCCGCTTCAAAGCCGACCCGGACAACAAGGGGAAGGTGCTCGACAGCGGGCTGTGGCGCTACACGCGGCATCCCAACTACTTCGGGGACGCGTGCGTCTGGTGGGGCCTGTACCTGCTGGCCTGCTCGAGCTGGGTGGGGGCGGCGACGATCCTGTCGCCGATCGCGATGACGTACACGCTGGCCAAGGGCACCGGAAAACCTTTGCTGGAGAAGGGTTTGCGGCGTTCCCGGCCGGGATACGCGACCTACGTCGAGCGGACCAGCGGGTTCTTCCCGCTGCCCCCTCGCCGTGCTACTCCCCGGTGA
- a CDS encoding DinB family protein has protein sequence MTDEPKRPEPPLTGDERTQLNGFLDFLRATVVWKCSGLTDEQARRPLVPSELTTVAGLLGHLTIVEQYWFNVVLGGQEDVWKEALEADPDAEFRVAMKTPIEQLIAAYEAECERSRKIVSGMGLDDKAPFRGDREVNVRFVVAHMIEETGRHAGHLDLLREMTDGLTGE, from the coding sequence ATGACCGACGAACCGAAGCGTCCCGAACCGCCGCTCACCGGCGACGAGCGCACCCAGCTGAACGGCTTTCTCGACTTCCTCCGCGCCACCGTCGTGTGGAAGTGCTCAGGCCTGACCGACGAACAGGCCAGGCGGCCGCTCGTGCCCAGCGAACTGACCACCGTCGCCGGTCTGCTCGGCCATCTGACCATCGTCGAGCAGTACTGGTTCAACGTGGTGCTCGGCGGCCAGGAGGACGTTTGGAAGGAGGCTCTCGAAGCCGACCCCGACGCCGAGTTCCGGGTCGCCATGAAGACCCCGATCGAGCAGCTGATCGCCGCCTACGAGGCCGAGTGCGAGCGGAGCCGCAAGATCGTCTCCGGGATGGGCCTGGACGACAAGGCCCCCTTCCGCGGGGACCGCGAGGTCAACGTCCGGTTCGTGGTCGCGCACATGATCGAGGAGACCGGCAGGCATGCCGGCCACCTCGACCTCTTGCGTGAAATGACCGACGGTCTCACCGGGGAGTAG